In the genome of Raphanus sativus cultivar WK10039 chromosome 9, ASM80110v3, whole genome shotgun sequence, the window TAAACCTGAACCTTCGGGTAAACTTtcgggtttatgatttatccaaggatttATGGATTAGGGttaaaaatttagggtttagtatttttaagatttggTGTTTAATGTATATGATTTAAGTTTTAAGATTTAccaagagtttaggatttacccaagagtttaggatttcagatttggagtttcgtatttagtgttttgatgaaggCGTTaacaatattgattttttttgcaactactactatttttatttacttcaaaaatataatataacttggtAAATTTCCATTTTTGGGTGATAAACCTATAGGTTCATCTAAGAGGTGAATCCAAGAAAAACTCGGATTTAAATATGACTTAAACCGAAAATATCCTCTTGACAAAaatgtagtatatatatataccaagtAAATTTTGGTTCAGATCAAAATTGATGTCCatttagaatttataattagttttcataattatgATTAATCTAGTTGAGGTCAATATCTTTAAATTTTGGTCAATTTGAGATAGGTTTTTCTAGATCCGATTATTTTGTCTATGCTTTCTGAACATAAAGAATCTTTACCACCTTGccaatatatatacatagaaaTAAAATCCTTAGGCTgccatttttttaattaaacttttCATTAATCAACCTGCAACCGGGAATATGGACTTGGTTGCAAACCGACTCGAATAAAAAAACCCATTTTTTACGGTTCCTAAGCTACCTTCGCTTGATCCATCACCCTTAGCGCCTTTTGCTAACTCGTAATCTAAATCCTCGGAAACCGTCGACTGTTTTCAACTTTTGGTGTAACCTCGAGAATGTGAAATTAAACTCATTTTCTCGGATGGTAGAACTTTCAAAGACGCTCCCGGAGTAGCTGCTAACTTTTATTCACGGGGAAAATCTCAATCCATTAAAATAGTAATGGAAAATTAGGTCTAATAACAAAAAAACCTATAATTCACTAACTATCCAAAAATCAATCATCTCTCCTACTTTTTCTTCCtatttctctcttctctttctcctaaaatctaattttctttttttttggttatttagcAAAGAAGCTCGTAATAATTCTgatccatctttttttttctgcaatAAATCTGATCCAtcttttgtatattatatagGGACAATCAGCCAAAAATAAAGTAGACTGAATAATCCGAATATATCGTCTACATTCATTTGCGTGTCACGCCACAATTGAAAAGTCCAGACCTGAACACCCTTGGAATTTCTCTTAGGAACGTGTAGCTGAAGTTTAGTATGCtttctcttatatatatatacactagaTTAAGACCTGCGTCTTGCGCAGGGTGaacatttttacaaaattttagttttcacatattattttttctcgGGGACTCAgatatttgaataaaatattaaaaatactatagTCCATATTTTGTGATTTCCGTGAGTACAATTACTATTACATGACTAAcatcaatattaaaattttctgtTTTGGACAATTAAATCTGAATCCACGGTCTGAAAATTTAGTGACCCATAAATAATCCGGTTCGGATTTCACAaccattaattaaaaatctgataaaatCTTTCTCACCAACATTAACCAATGATCCAACATCGGCTAACTCggtaaaaaatcagaaaattgataatatttcattaaatttttcattcatttttttaataatttaaaagattTGTGATTCTTTAGATTCTGATGAAATTTGTACTATGTCAGTAAAAAATGATAAcaaagaaaccaaaatttattgatatgaCATTATTagactattattttatttttgttattgataatctattataagtttatattttatcattttagatttaaaatttaattttataataattattttatttttagtcaaagttcttattatttggtattaaaattaatcaaataaattattttcatggtAGACGAAAACtgtaactaattaaaatttaaaatatttaattcttattttggtaaataaaacttaatatcatcttatatttttttaaaaataataatatgatgttcatatataattacatattataatttattaatttattgatctGTGATTCAACCATGGTCGACCCAGTGATCCGATGACCTAAAGAATAATCTGACAATGTTTGGGTCTGATTTAGAAACATTGGTTCCAAGAAAGAGACTTCAGTTAGTTCTGAAAAGAATTGAGCGCCACGATATATAAGTTAGGCAAATCATGTAAGTCTTTAGATGATGAATCCGACGTTCGAACATATTATAACAAATAATTTCTGAAAATCGAGatggaaataaataaaattcgaatttagaatttttcaaaataaaaaaaggatcatttttatggtttgaaatttttttggtttgtttagCTTTCAAGTATAAAAGATGGATAAACcaaattgatatataaaaaatgatataactGAAAATGAGTTAGCAGATCATGGCTGGTTCAAAAACTGAGGCTTATAATATTACATGAAAAATTTAAACCGAAACACTTGTGTGGTCCAAAGCAAATAACTGAATTTATCTACCGTACACTAATTCTGTTTTGAATTTCGGTTCAATTAAGTCTTCATTACAAACTTTACCGATGacatttaaatacatatatgcGATTCCATATGTGTCGAAGTTTGTATTACCTAGGGACAATTAATTTTAGACTATGCTATACCTAGACTCTTTAAAATTCTGTCACATCAGCATTATAAAGGTTTAAACGATTGCCACATAGGATAGagcttttttaattaatacaaaattaaggttataattttttaaaaaattcttaaataattgtatatagGGGATATAAAAAGACAATTTGAGAAACTAATGTATAGAAACTCCCCATGCACACGTATACAAATTATAGAAAGTCACAGGAGCAAATCAATACCGTATATAATGCAATGTGTATATTAGAAAGATAACATTCTGTAGATATTGCTAAgtactaaaacattaaatatctattaaGTTGTTTCCTAAAATAATGATAAGACGACATTAATTGCGTTCTTTTGtacaaatttgtttaaaaaaaccTCCAAACTTCCTTACTTAATTAAGTAGCTTGGCTTTCGGATCACGCACAAAATATATGACATTTACTCAGTTTATTGTAtcaaaaaatgaacaaaaaaaatattgcaacACTGCGTTAACTAAATAGAATACTAATCAATCGTATCATACCAAACACGAAGGTACCgtataaccaaaccaaaatcatataCCTTAACTTTTAGGTGATATAATAACGATAACGATCCAACTTAAACATGAACATTTTTTTGATTATGAATATATGTTTCATCGTTTTCAATACCCATGAGCATTCATTTGACTTAATTATGTACTCTCTGCCTTTATAACTTAATCAACTCCAGTAACCATTCATTTAGAACTCATTATGCACTCTCTGAGTCTCTGActttaaaactcaaaaatatatacgTATATGAGCATAAGTTAGATCAGGGGCGAAGCCAGACTTTTTATTGACTGGGTgcataaaataacataaattaaatattaaataaaaatagtggAAAAACTAGAGTAGTTGGGGCATTGAACTTGGATTGGCAGGAAACTATGGGTGCATCTTAACCAATGTAGCCAATTCCAAGTCATTTTTGTCATATGTAAAacactaaaattttaaaatatagcgGGTGCATGTGCACCCATTGTCTCTAACCTAGCTTCGCCCCTGAGTCAGATCATATTGTCCATGTTTATATGGTGAGGAGTATCAAACAAATGGCCGTGTACTATGTGAGTCAATCTTGAATTTACTAACCAACTGTCATGCTATGATGGGAGTCAATCTGTAGTAGGACTGTCATGTTGGAAAACATGCAGACAACATCAAACGTGTTAGTATATATAAGCAATATAGATATACAAAAGGACCAATATGTAAATACTCTAGAATACTGTCTTTACCCTACTTGTACTCTGTATAAATACTCACGTATATTGTTAATAAAGTACTCAGTTAAGCCTAATACtcttcatggtatcagagcttaaatCTAAAGCTAGCCGCCAAACCCTATTTTTCAAATcacgttcttcttcttcctcaagaaCACTAAGTGATGTCTGCAAACTCAAACTCTACGGCGTTCACCAATGAGACGATTGTGGTCTCGCCAACGCCCACTCTCCTCAACGTCAACATGACGAACGTGACGAAGCTCACCTCCTCCAATTTCTTGATGTGGAACCGTCAAGTGCACGCCTTACTTGATGGATATGATCTTGCCAGCCACCTTGATGGCTCTGCAACAATTCCTCCGGCTACAATCACGACTGAAGCCGGCGAAGCTCCCAACCCTGCTTTCTCCTTGTGGAAACGCCAAGACAAACTGATCTATAGTGGTCTTCTCGGCGCAATCACCACCGCTATTCAGCCGATCCTGTCCACGACGAACACGTCTGCGGAGATCTGGGCTACACTCAACGCGACCTACGCCAAACCGAGCCGAGGTCACTACAAACAGATCAGGCAACAAATCGAGAGCTGGTCAAAAGGAACCAAACCGATCAGTGAATACTTTCAAGGTTTCACTATGCAATTTGATCAACTCGCACTCCTTGGGAAACCAATGGACATAGAAGATCAGATTGAGTAAGTACTTGGTGGTCTCCCTGAAGAATACAAAACATTGATTGATCAAATTGAGAGCCGAGACACAGCACCGTCGTTGGCTGAACTCCATGAGAAGATGATCAATCACGAAGCCAAGTTGCAGTCAGCCGTTGTCACCGCTCCTCCACCAGCTCCTGTCTCGGCGCACTACACGAACTACAGAGGATCCAACAGCAACAGAGGGTCCAACAACTCGCGTCGGGGAGGACACCGTGGGGGTCAGACTTGGTGGCAACAACAGTCCAACTCGTCTTCCTCACCCACGTCGCAACAAAGTGCACCAAGGGGCTACCAAGGTCGCTGCCAACTATGTGGGATCTTTGGACACAGTGCCCGCATATGCACTCAAAACCAACAGCCTAGCGGAGTTCCTGCTACTCAGCCATGGCAACCTCGAGCTAACTTCGTCACTGCAGCACCGTACAACGTCAACCCGTGGTTACTTGACAGTGGCGCGACACACCGTTTGACATCGAACCTCAACAATTTGGCGCTTCACCAACCTTATCATGGTGGAGAAGAAGTCGCCATTGCTGATGGCTCCACACTGCCGATCACACACACTGGTTGTATGACAATTCCGACTTCCTCAAAACCACTTAAACTTACTGATGTCTTATGTGTGCCTAATGTCAACAAGAATTTGATATCTGTACATCGTCTCTGCAATGCTAATAAGGTGTCTGTTGAATTCTTTCCTGCTCattttcaggtgaaggatctcagcTCGGGGGCGCAGCTACTCTAAGGTCGAGCGAAGGCTGAGTTGTACGAGTGGCCCAAGCCTGTCCTAAACCCAACTGCCCTAGCGATTTACCCATATACCAAAGCAACCCTTGACCGTTGGCATAACCGGCTTGGCCACCCATCTTTAGCTACTCTTAAATCTGTTGTTTCCAAGTTTTCTTTACCTTGCTTAAACACTTCTACTTGTGCTTTTCCTTGCAATGTTTGCTTGCTTAATAAAACTCATAAGTTACCCTTTCATCAAAGTTCAATTTCTTCTTCTCAACCCCTACAATATATTTTCACAGATGTGTGGCAATCTCCTGTCCCATCTCACCACAACCAAAAATATTACCTTGTACTTGTTGATCACTTCACCCGATACACTTGGCTATTCCCTCTCTCAGCAAAATCTCAAGTTCAAACTGTTTTCAAACAATTCAAACCCCTTGTTGAAACCCGATTCAAAACCAAAATCCAGAACCTATACTCAGACAATGGGGGGGAGTTCTTAGCCTTTAGACCATATCTGCTCACTCACGGCATCTCCCATCTCACAACACCACCCCACACTCCCGAACACAATGGCCTGTCAGAACGGAAACATCGCCATATCGTAGAGACAAGTCTCTCCCTCCTATCCACAGCCAAGATGCCTTTAACCTACTGGCCTGAAGCATTTGCTACTGCTGTGTTTCTTATCAACCGCCTAACCACACCTGTTCTCTTTAACCAATCCCCACACCAAAAGCTCTTCCTCACGACACCCAACTACAACAAACTACGAACCTTTGGTTGCTTATGTTATCCTTGGCTCCGACCTTATGCGCCAAACAAACTAGAGAACCGATCAACCCCATGTGTGTTTATTGGTTACTCTCTTACTCAAAGTGCTTACCTATGTTTGGACCCCACAACGAACAGAGTCTACACCTCTCGTCATGTCCGCTTCAATGAAAACCAGTTCCCATACCCTCGCCTAAGCCAACCTCCCATCATCCCACAACCAGAAACACCGATACCCACAGCCACATATCAACCCCATACCACCGTAAACCTTGGCCCTCCACTCGTACACTCACCATCGTCGACAGTGGAAAGCTTGCCCACGAGCTCTGCAACTTCACCACAACCAACGCCAGCACCATCTCAGCAAGAACATGCCTTGACTGAGACAGTAGCAGAACAGGAGAGTGCAGCACATGAGCCACCAGCAGAAACGATCCCAGCTCCTGCTCCGCAGCCGCGTCACTCCATGACGACGAGGTCACGCAACAACATTGTGAAGCCGGTCTCAAAATACAATCTCACAGTCAATCTCCAGGATGATCCTCACTGGATTCCCACGACTTGGCAACAAGCCATGAAACACCCAAAATGGAGAGCTGCGATGATGTCGGAGTTCAACTCCCAAGTACAGAATCACTCGTGGGACTTAGAAGAGGCGTGTGAAGGCATGAATATCGTCGGGTGCCACTGGATCTTTACTATAAAGTATCATCCAAATGGAGAGATCGATCGCTATAAAGCACGTCTTGTTGCGAAAGGGTATCATCAACAACCTGGCATTGACTACAATGATACGTTCAGTCCGGTTATCAAACCCACGACTATACGAATCGTTCTGGGTTTAGCGGTCAACTACTCGTGGCCTGTGCGTCAAATTGACGTCAATACGGCATTCCTGCAAGGGACCCTGAAGGAAAAAGTCTACATCTCTCAGCCTCCAGGATTTGTTGACGCTGACAACCCTCACAAAGTCTGCCGTCTCCGCAAAGCGTTATACGGCCTGAAACAAGCCCCACGGGCCTGGTACTCTGAGCTTCACAAGTTTCTTATCACTACCGGCTTTCACAACTCTCTCTCCGACACGTCACTGTTTATACTCAAGCAAGGAAAAGATTTCGTATATCTGTtggtctatgttgatgatatattGGTTACAGGGACGTCGTCGACGCTAATTCAGAAAGTAATTGATACACTGGCGCGAAGGTTTTCTATTAAGGACATGGGGAATTTGAGTTATTTTCTCGGTATAGAAGCTATTCGGAACAAGGATGGACTACATCTAATGCAGCGTAAGTATGTCATGGACCTCCTTACCAAGACAAATATGCTTCACGCAAAACCAGTCTCCACTCCTATGGCGTCCTCTCCGAAGCTCAAGCTCAACTCAGGAACGCGTCTTTCAGACCCAAGAGAGTATCGGCAAGTCGTCGGGAGCCTTCAGTACTTGTCATTAACAAGACCCGACATCTCATATGCAGTGAACATGCTCTCTCAGTTTATGCATCAGCCTACTACTGAACACTGGCTTGCGGTGAAACGATTACTAAGGTACTTGTCTGGAACTCTGAGTCATGGAATCTTCCTGCGAAAACAGAACCAACTATCTCTTCATGCGTTCTccgatgctgattgggctggtgactCGGATGATTATGTCTCCACGAATGGCTACATTGTCTATGTTGGTTCTCACCCCGTATCATGGGCTTCACGTAAGCAGAAAGGAGTTGCACGCTCCTCCACCGAAGCAGAATACAGAGCTGTTGCCAACACCTCTGCGGAATTATGTTGGATCTGCTCTCTTCTAACTGAACTGGGTGTCCGTGTACCATCGACTCCAACGGTGTACTGCGACAACATTGGTGCCACTTACCTCTGTCAAAACCCGGTCTTCCACTCCAAAATGAAGCACATAGCCATCGATTATTATTTTGTGCGAGGACAAATACAACACGGCATGCTGCGCGTCACTCATGTTTCCACACATGATCAACTTGCAGATGGTCTAACGAAACCCCTCTCAAGACTACCATTTCAGAAGCTTTGCGGCAAGATAGGTGTCACTAGAGTCCCACCATCTTGAGGGGGCGTATAAGCAATATAGATATACAAAAGGACCAATATGTAAATACTCTAGAATACTGTCTTTACCCTACTTGTACTCTGTATAAATACTCACGTATATTGTTAATAAAGTACTCAGTTAAGCCTAATACTCTTTagtatattcatatattgaatTGATTTCTTTGAGTTAGTTGGCGAGATAAGATTTGTTTCTGTCCTCGTAATTCCATTCATCCTCTTCATTCCTATTAAAAAGCCTAAGAATGAAGTGGAACCGATGATAATCTATTAACGAATCTATCatgaatattcaaaataccatGAGATCgcgataaaaatatattaacgcAATATATTCGACGTACATCACCGTTGGTCGtattaattttaatactatGGTTTCTCAAATCTCCTCTAAGAATGACACGTATGATTTTTGACCTCTTAAAAACTTGCCACGTAGGAAAGGGTTTTTCTCAATTAATACGAAAATGAggttgttattttttaaagtcttctcttttaatatataggggatatatatatataatgtcaCCAACTTATCTTATATATGCAAATATTGTCATAATAGTCCAAGATACAATTGGATGCATGTTGCCTAATGCTTAGTCCAGTCTGTCTTGCTATTCTACTGCCGGTTACTAGGTATTGTTATATtcaattaaatagttttttttgtcaacccttttatatttatattaaaaccaAGTTATTACATAGTTTTGATTATTACATCTAGCCTTTTTGGCAAGTTCATCTACTAGCCATAATATATTCCTAGGCATATAAGAGAAGGTAAAACCATTATCCTTAGCAACTCTTGCAATGTCCTGTATCATGGAGATGTTTTCCGTGTTACGGACTTTCCCGATGGTTGCTCCTGTGATATACTGAACCAACTCATCCACTATAGTCTTACAGTCATTTACAAAGTGAACTTTATCGAAGGCCAGTGCTCGCACTTGGGTAACTGCTATCCGCAAAGCTTCGGTTTCTGCTTCTCCTGGTGTATTTGTTGCACGTATGGAAGTGGATCCCTGAAGCAACTGATTGCCTTGCATGCTATGTAAGGACCAACCAACTCCTGCCACTTCCTTATCATTTTTCCACGAAGCATCAACCTGACAGTAGTATTGAATACTTGATGGCATTGTCTGCTGAATTTGTGAGGGTTCTTTCTTTTGTCAGATTATgtattcctctttttttttatgccATCTGATATATTATAAACACCAAGAACATTACAAAGCCCAGAAACGgtccaaatttaaaattttatatcttattaCACACAAGTCTGCGCAAAACCAAACCGTCAAGCCCAAAAGAAAATGAGGCCCAAAAACATCACCGTACACCCACTTTCCCACGTGTTGAAACCTCAACATCAAGGGGACGCGTGTCAGAGGTGGAAGCTTCGTCATCTCTAACGGCCGCCGGGACCGTAAACTGAAACCTCACTGGAATCGCGACTCACCACTTCCTTCCCATTTAGTAGTCGATGATGTATCATAACTGGGCACAATCACCGGAAACACCAGGACACTAACCACGACCACCGAAGTCCATCTCCAACGACAGTATCAGAGGTATAGGATTCAGAGTCTTCACACAAAGGCCCGAACTTCATAGAGCTTCCATCGCCTACGCCGAGATCTCACCCGAATTCGGCCACCAACCACCGCAAAGAACAAACTTTCACACAGACCAAACACTTCCACGAGAATCGAAAGCCGGCGACCACTACCAAAGAAGAAACGGTACGGCCCCAGAATCAAACGCCGGCGATAATTGGTGGATAACCCACCGTCTCCTGGAAAATCATAGCCGGACCACCACCGAAGAAGACTGTACATAGccagaaggaaaagaaaaaacggAATGATGTCGAATCAAACCGTGACTAAAGCcgaaaacaaagcaaagaaaagaaaatgagagaGCTTTGGCCGGACCAGCGGTGGCTAGAAAAGCCAAGACCGCCGGCCAAAGACACAAATCGCGACGGTTTGATTCTAGAGAAAAGACAGAGAAGATCCAGAGAGAGAGTCTCAGATTATGTATTCCTCTAATCACATGTGGATCcactttttttatataaaatcaaatgaatttttatattaaaaacttattttaatataaaaataattcacACTTATTTTAACCTTGGCATTGAGATACATGTTCGAAATTGGATTgagttttcttgatttttctaatttaacTTCTGAAGTTACATTCAAGTTTTATATGTTAGGCTATATAATTTCatgttttgaatatatttcATAACTTTGTATAAGGTATATTTAGATTCAAACCCATTTTAGATTTAGTTAATAACATTTTGAATTcatgtatttttcaaatatcATAGTATAATAACATGAAATTGAGAtggtattttgttttgttttgtttcagatactaattagatatttttaggatCTTTTTTGGGGTTATATggattttcaagttttttcCAAGTAT includes:
- the LOC108824909 gene encoding uncharacterized protein LOC108824909, whose product is MPSSIQYYCQVDASWKNDKEVAGVGWSLHSMQGNQLLQGSTSIRATNTPGEAETEALRIAVTQVRALAFDKVHFVNDCKTIVDELVQYITGATIGKVRNTENISMIQDIARVAKDNGFTFSYMPRNILWLVDELAKKARCNNQNYVITWF